A genome region from Chiroxiphia lanceolata isolate bChiLan1 chromosome 5, bChiLan1.pri, whole genome shotgun sequence includes the following:
- the C5H12orf50 gene encoding uncharacterized protein C12orf50 homolog isoform X3 encodes MEKQNYSKFSCFWETEPVGCRRISCDFFHRKPRNINGLYLPPSNNVPLKQDVQGGILHPVLRQDSLRNQENILLPIHPPLIINLGDEEDDEEDDGEEENCVSNLRPKTTADIEEERAIRDICYKSGEYYGIQNPHKHQSTKTVSSPWQDELLPLEATEENLQKGDGNTIPTKCNNARKEKESSERRVPIESTPRKDHKSFDNGGGGGSGTQRSTFFDGTRFEAPLPWEKERISSKYSNVKETNHTELVKNHRCKEVKENKCISEEPRNSANTVTGKGIQTLDPKVKPRYQQRSQSKNDETASSSPYGKETGRYTNLNSPEPRRSAYVVYRTVTQKPKFNGSTAVPESYGQKCSKQKNQPDTNRRFWTQTENYGKYTSGSSNSPTWRKRNPQTKPISKFKTTTQSQEDMEGNRKGEKEKSKGK; translated from the exons CAAAACTACAGCAAGTTCTCCTGTTTCTGGGAGACAGAGCCCGTAGGCTGTAGGAGGATAAGCTGTGACTTCTTTCACAGAAAACCCCGTAATATCAATGGACTTTATTTGCCACCGAGTAACA ATGTCCCGTTAAAACAGGATGTCCAAGGAGGGATTTTGCATCCTGTCCTTCGTCAAGACTCACTCAGAAATcaagagaatattttattgCCCATTCATCCTCCACTGATTATAAACCTCGGTGATGAAGAGGATGACGAAGAGGACGATGGAGAGGAAGAGAACT GTGTTTCTAACTTGAGGCCCAAGACCACTGCAGATATTGAAGAGGAAAGAGCAATAAGGGATATATGCTATAAATCTG GAGAGTATTATGGAATTCAGAACCCTCACAAACACCAATCAACAAAAACTGTATCTTCACCTTGGCAAGATGAGCTACTACCCTTGGAAGCTACTGAAGAAAACTTACAGAAAG GTGATGGTAACACAATTCCTACAAAATGTAATAatgcaagaaaagagaaagagagttCAGAAAGGAGAGTACCAATAGAGAGTACTCCCAGAAAAGATCATAAATCCTTTGACAATGGAG GAGGTGGTGGTTCTGGGACACAGAGGAGCACATTTTTTGATGGGACCAGATTTGAGGCACCATTACCTTGGGAAAAAGAACGAATTTCATCCAAGTATTCCAATGTGAAAG AGACAAACCACACTGAGCTGGTAAAGAACCATCGCTGTaaggaagtaaaagaaaataaatgcatttctgaGGAGCCAAGAAATTCAGCTAATACAGTAACTGGCAAAG GAATTCAGACTTTGGACCCCAAAGTAAAACCAAGGTATCAACAAAGGAGTCAAAGTAAGAATGATGAAACTGCTTCTTCCAGTCCTTATGGGAAAGAAACTGGAAGATACACTAATTTAAATTCTCCAGAACCTCGACGATCAGCATATGTAGTTTATCGTACAGTCACTCAAAAACCAAAGTTCAATGGATCTACAG CAGTACCTGAATCATATGGTCAGAAATGCTCAAAACAGAAGAATCAGCCTGACACCAATAGGAGATTTTggacacaaacagaaaactatG GCAAATATACTTCAGGATCTTCTAATTCACCaacttggagaaaaagaaatccacagaCAAAACCAATCTCTAAGTTTAAAACAACCACTCAG AGCCAAGAAGACATGGAAGGCaatagaaaaggagaaaaagaaaaatctaaaggaaaataa
- the C5H12orf50 gene encoding uncharacterized protein C12orf50 homolog isoform X4 has product MEKQNYSKFSCFWETEPVGCRRISCDFFHRKPRNINGLYLPPSNNVPLKQDVQGGILHPVLRQDSLRNQENILLPIHPPLIINLGVSNLRPKTTADIEEERAIRDICYKSGEYYGIQNPHKHQSTKTVSSPWQDELLPLEATEENLQKGDGNTIPTKCNNARKEKESSERRVPIESTPRKDHKSFDNGGGGGSGTQRSTFFDGTRFEAPLPWEKERISSKYSNVKETNHTELVKNHRCKEVKENKCISEEPRNSANTVTGKGIQTLDPKVKPRYQQRSQSKNDETASSSPYGKETGRYTNLNSPEPRRSAYVVYRTVTQKPKFNGSTAVPESYGQKCSKQKNQPDTNRRFWTQTENYGKYTSGSSNSPTWRKRNPQTKPISKFKTTTQQSQEDMEGNRKGEKEKSKGK; this is encoded by the exons CAAAACTACAGCAAGTTCTCCTGTTTCTGGGAGACAGAGCCCGTAGGCTGTAGGAGGATAAGCTGTGACTTCTTTCACAGAAAACCCCGTAATATCAATGGACTTTATTTGCCACCGAGTAACA ATGTCCCGTTAAAACAGGATGTCCAAGGAGGGATTTTGCATCCTGTCCTTCGTCAAGACTCACTCAGAAATcaagagaatattttattgCCCATTCATCCTCCACTGATTATAAACCTCG GTGTTTCTAACTTGAGGCCCAAGACCACTGCAGATATTGAAGAGGAAAGAGCAATAAGGGATATATGCTATAAATCTG GAGAGTATTATGGAATTCAGAACCCTCACAAACACCAATCAACAAAAACTGTATCTTCACCTTGGCAAGATGAGCTACTACCCTTGGAAGCTACTGAAGAAAACTTACAGAAAG GTGATGGTAACACAATTCCTACAAAATGTAATAatgcaagaaaagagaaagagagttCAGAAAGGAGAGTACCAATAGAGAGTACTCCCAGAAAAGATCATAAATCCTTTGACAATGGAG GAGGTGGTGGTTCTGGGACACAGAGGAGCACATTTTTTGATGGGACCAGATTTGAGGCACCATTACCTTGGGAAAAAGAACGAATTTCATCCAAGTATTCCAATGTGAAAG AGACAAACCACACTGAGCTGGTAAAGAACCATCGCTGTaaggaagtaaaagaaaataaatgcatttctgaGGAGCCAAGAAATTCAGCTAATACAGTAACTGGCAAAG GAATTCAGACTTTGGACCCCAAAGTAAAACCAAGGTATCAACAAAGGAGTCAAAGTAAGAATGATGAAACTGCTTCTTCCAGTCCTTATGGGAAAGAAACTGGAAGATACACTAATTTAAATTCTCCAGAACCTCGACGATCAGCATATGTAGTTTATCGTACAGTCACTCAAAAACCAAAGTTCAATGGATCTACAG CAGTACCTGAATCATATGGTCAGAAATGCTCAAAACAGAAGAATCAGCCTGACACCAATAGGAGATTTTggacacaaacagaaaactatG GCAAATATACTTCAGGATCTTCTAATTCACCaacttggagaaaaagaaatccacagaCAAAACCAATCTCTAAGTTTAAAACAACCACTCAG CAGAGCCAAGAAGACATGGAAGGCaatagaaaaggagaaaaagaaaaatctaaaggaaaataa
- the C5H12orf50 gene encoding uncharacterized protein C12orf50 homolog isoform X2: MEKQNYSKFSCFWETEPVGCRRISCDFFHRKPRNINGLYLPPSNNVPLKQDVQGGILHPVLRQDSLRNQENILLPIHPPLIINLGDEEDDEEDDGEEENCVSNLRPKTTADIEEERAIRDICYKSGEYYGIQNPHKHQSTKTVSSPWQDELLPLEATEENLQKGDGNTIPTKCNNARKEKESSERRVPIESTPRKDHKSFDNGGGGGSGTQRSTFFDGTRFEAPLPWEKERISSKYSNVKETNHTELVKNHRCKEVKENKCISEEPRNSANTVTGKGIQTLDPKVKPRYQQRSQSKNDETASSSPYGKETGRYTNLNSPEPRRSAYVVYRTVTQKPKFNGSTVPESYGQKCSKQKNQPDTNRRFWTQTENYGKYTSGSSNSPTWRKRNPQTKPISKFKTTTQQSQEDMEGNRKGEKEKSKGK, translated from the exons CAAAACTACAGCAAGTTCTCCTGTTTCTGGGAGACAGAGCCCGTAGGCTGTAGGAGGATAAGCTGTGACTTCTTTCACAGAAAACCCCGTAATATCAATGGACTTTATTTGCCACCGAGTAACA ATGTCCCGTTAAAACAGGATGTCCAAGGAGGGATTTTGCATCCTGTCCTTCGTCAAGACTCACTCAGAAATcaagagaatattttattgCCCATTCATCCTCCACTGATTATAAACCTCGGTGATGAAGAGGATGACGAAGAGGACGATGGAGAGGAAGAGAACT GTGTTTCTAACTTGAGGCCCAAGACCACTGCAGATATTGAAGAGGAAAGAGCAATAAGGGATATATGCTATAAATCTG GAGAGTATTATGGAATTCAGAACCCTCACAAACACCAATCAACAAAAACTGTATCTTCACCTTGGCAAGATGAGCTACTACCCTTGGAAGCTACTGAAGAAAACTTACAGAAAG GTGATGGTAACACAATTCCTACAAAATGTAATAatgcaagaaaagagaaagagagttCAGAAAGGAGAGTACCAATAGAGAGTACTCCCAGAAAAGATCATAAATCCTTTGACAATGGAG GAGGTGGTGGTTCTGGGACACAGAGGAGCACATTTTTTGATGGGACCAGATTTGAGGCACCATTACCTTGGGAAAAAGAACGAATTTCATCCAAGTATTCCAATGTGAAAG AGACAAACCACACTGAGCTGGTAAAGAACCATCGCTGTaaggaagtaaaagaaaataaatgcatttctgaGGAGCCAAGAAATTCAGCTAATACAGTAACTGGCAAAG GAATTCAGACTTTGGACCCCAAAGTAAAACCAAGGTATCAACAAAGGAGTCAAAGTAAGAATGATGAAACTGCTTCTTCCAGTCCTTATGGGAAAGAAACTGGAAGATACACTAATTTAAATTCTCCAGAACCTCGACGATCAGCATATGTAGTTTATCGTACAGTCACTCAAAAACCAAAGTTCAATGGATCTACAG TACCTGAATCATATGGTCAGAAATGCTCAAAACAGAAGAATCAGCCTGACACCAATAGGAGATTTTggacacaaacagaaaactatG GCAAATATACTTCAGGATCTTCTAATTCACCaacttggagaaaaagaaatccacagaCAAAACCAATCTCTAAGTTTAAAACAACCACTCAG CAGAGCCAAGAAGACATGGAAGGCaatagaaaaggagaaaaagaaaaatctaaaggaaaataa
- the C5H12orf50 gene encoding uncharacterized protein C12orf50 homolog isoform X1, whose amino-acid sequence MEKQNYSKFSCFWETEPVGCRRISCDFFHRKPRNINGLYLPPSNNVPLKQDVQGGILHPVLRQDSLRNQENILLPIHPPLIINLGDEEDDEEDDGEEENCVSNLRPKTTADIEEERAIRDICYKSGEYYGIQNPHKHQSTKTVSSPWQDELLPLEATEENLQKGDGNTIPTKCNNARKEKESSERRVPIESTPRKDHKSFDNGGGGGSGTQRSTFFDGTRFEAPLPWEKERISSKYSNVKETNHTELVKNHRCKEVKENKCISEEPRNSANTVTGKGIQTLDPKVKPRYQQRSQSKNDETASSSPYGKETGRYTNLNSPEPRRSAYVVYRTVTQKPKFNGSTAVPESYGQKCSKQKNQPDTNRRFWTQTENYGKYTSGSSNSPTWRKRNPQTKPISKFKTTTQQSQEDMEGNRKGEKEKSKGK is encoded by the exons CAAAACTACAGCAAGTTCTCCTGTTTCTGGGAGACAGAGCCCGTAGGCTGTAGGAGGATAAGCTGTGACTTCTTTCACAGAAAACCCCGTAATATCAATGGACTTTATTTGCCACCGAGTAACA ATGTCCCGTTAAAACAGGATGTCCAAGGAGGGATTTTGCATCCTGTCCTTCGTCAAGACTCACTCAGAAATcaagagaatattttattgCCCATTCATCCTCCACTGATTATAAACCTCGGTGATGAAGAGGATGACGAAGAGGACGATGGAGAGGAAGAGAACT GTGTTTCTAACTTGAGGCCCAAGACCACTGCAGATATTGAAGAGGAAAGAGCAATAAGGGATATATGCTATAAATCTG GAGAGTATTATGGAATTCAGAACCCTCACAAACACCAATCAACAAAAACTGTATCTTCACCTTGGCAAGATGAGCTACTACCCTTGGAAGCTACTGAAGAAAACTTACAGAAAG GTGATGGTAACACAATTCCTACAAAATGTAATAatgcaagaaaagagaaagagagttCAGAAAGGAGAGTACCAATAGAGAGTACTCCCAGAAAAGATCATAAATCCTTTGACAATGGAG GAGGTGGTGGTTCTGGGACACAGAGGAGCACATTTTTTGATGGGACCAGATTTGAGGCACCATTACCTTGGGAAAAAGAACGAATTTCATCCAAGTATTCCAATGTGAAAG AGACAAACCACACTGAGCTGGTAAAGAACCATCGCTGTaaggaagtaaaagaaaataaatgcatttctgaGGAGCCAAGAAATTCAGCTAATACAGTAACTGGCAAAG GAATTCAGACTTTGGACCCCAAAGTAAAACCAAGGTATCAACAAAGGAGTCAAAGTAAGAATGATGAAACTGCTTCTTCCAGTCCTTATGGGAAAGAAACTGGAAGATACACTAATTTAAATTCTCCAGAACCTCGACGATCAGCATATGTAGTTTATCGTACAGTCACTCAAAAACCAAAGTTCAATGGATCTACAG CAGTACCTGAATCATATGGTCAGAAATGCTCAAAACAGAAGAATCAGCCTGACACCAATAGGAGATTTTggacacaaacagaaaactatG GCAAATATACTTCAGGATCTTCTAATTCACCaacttggagaaaaagaaatccacagaCAAAACCAATCTCTAAGTTTAAAACAACCACTCAG CAGAGCCAAGAAGACATGGAAGGCaatagaaaaggagaaaaagaaaaatctaaaggaaaataa
- the C5H12orf50 gene encoding uncharacterized protein C12orf50 homolog isoform X5 produces MEKQNYSKFSCFWETEPVGCRRISCDFFHRKPRNINGLYLPPSNNVPLKQDVQGGILHPVLRQDSLRNQENILLPIHPPLIINLGDEEDDEEDDGEEENCVSNLRPKTTADIEEERAIRDICYKSGEYYGIQNPHKHQSTKTVSSPWQDELLPLEATEENLQKGGGGSGTQRSTFFDGTRFEAPLPWEKERISSKYSNVKETNHTELVKNHRCKEVKENKCISEEPRNSANTVTGKGIQTLDPKVKPRYQQRSQSKNDETASSSPYGKETGRYTNLNSPEPRRSAYVVYRTVTQKPKFNGSTAVPESYGQKCSKQKNQPDTNRRFWTQTENYGKYTSGSSNSPTWRKRNPQTKPISKFKTTTQQSQEDMEGNRKGEKEKSKGK; encoded by the exons CAAAACTACAGCAAGTTCTCCTGTTTCTGGGAGACAGAGCCCGTAGGCTGTAGGAGGATAAGCTGTGACTTCTTTCACAGAAAACCCCGTAATATCAATGGACTTTATTTGCCACCGAGTAACA ATGTCCCGTTAAAACAGGATGTCCAAGGAGGGATTTTGCATCCTGTCCTTCGTCAAGACTCACTCAGAAATcaagagaatattttattgCCCATTCATCCTCCACTGATTATAAACCTCGGTGATGAAGAGGATGACGAAGAGGACGATGGAGAGGAAGAGAACT GTGTTTCTAACTTGAGGCCCAAGACCACTGCAGATATTGAAGAGGAAAGAGCAATAAGGGATATATGCTATAAATCTG GAGAGTATTATGGAATTCAGAACCCTCACAAACACCAATCAACAAAAACTGTATCTTCACCTTGGCAAGATGAGCTACTACCCTTGGAAGCTACTGAAGAAAACTTACAGAAAG GAGGTGGTGGTTCTGGGACACAGAGGAGCACATTTTTTGATGGGACCAGATTTGAGGCACCATTACCTTGGGAAAAAGAACGAATTTCATCCAAGTATTCCAATGTGAAAG AGACAAACCACACTGAGCTGGTAAAGAACCATCGCTGTaaggaagtaaaagaaaataaatgcatttctgaGGAGCCAAGAAATTCAGCTAATACAGTAACTGGCAAAG GAATTCAGACTTTGGACCCCAAAGTAAAACCAAGGTATCAACAAAGGAGTCAAAGTAAGAATGATGAAACTGCTTCTTCCAGTCCTTATGGGAAAGAAACTGGAAGATACACTAATTTAAATTCTCCAGAACCTCGACGATCAGCATATGTAGTTTATCGTACAGTCACTCAAAAACCAAAGTTCAATGGATCTACAG CAGTACCTGAATCATATGGTCAGAAATGCTCAAAACAGAAGAATCAGCCTGACACCAATAGGAGATTTTggacacaaacagaaaactatG GCAAATATACTTCAGGATCTTCTAATTCACCaacttggagaaaaagaaatccacagaCAAAACCAATCTCTAAGTTTAAAACAACCACTCAG CAGAGCCAAGAAGACATGGAAGGCaatagaaaaggagaaaaagaaaaatctaaaggaaaataa